In Oryza sativa Japonica Group chromosome 3, ASM3414082v1, one DNA window encodes the following:
- the LOC4333785 gene encoding protein SOSEKI 3, whose amino-acid sequence MESRGRRPRSPERQRPAARKVPVVYYLTRSRHLEHPHFVEVPVSSPEGLYLRDVISHLNMVRGKGMAAMYSWSCKRSYKNGFVWHDLGEDDLVHPATDGEYVLKGSELLDQSSSGQFYQGTNGNQKQQSRLKEGARLPLPREASYSSSPPSVIVREAKPRRSPSVPSLEEDDSPVQCRVTSLENMSPESEPQRTLLSRAGSASPAEFRVYKPTGCVDAATQTDDLGRRSVRKVPEMHKKSLSTDHDSVVREITEYRQSQPRRSAELQGIAREAMSQCHTPLSIPSSRGKSESLESLIRADNNALNSFRILEEDDIIMPTCPKLRPANVLMQLITCGSLSVKDHENIRLVEGYKPRFPNMKFPSPLISRTMMMGELDYLSENPRLMGMRLEDKEYFSGSLIETKMQRDVPADRYSALKRSSSYNAERSNETLDCARPDEDTVNTSRARCLPRTPILSSFLHPKSEAMKSPISDCRRSSSAGPDCSLASSGDGSKRFIDATGAPGSRIDSFRKEEKLVKIEES is encoded by the exons ATGGAGAGCCGAGGGAGGCGGCCGCGGAGCCCGGAGAGgcagaggccggcggcgaggaaggtgcCGGTGGTGTACTACCTCACGCGGAGTCGCCACCTTGAGCATCCTCACTTCGTCGAGGTGCCTGTCTCCTCGCCGGAGGGGCTCTATCTCAGAG ATGTGATTAGCCACCTTAACATGGTGCGCGGCAAGGGTATGGCCGCTATGTACTCGTGGTCCTGCAAGAG GAGCTACAAGAATGGATTCGTGTGGCATGATCTTGGAGAGGATGATCTCGTCCACCCGGCAACCGACGGCGAATATGTGCTCAAGGGCTCCGAGCTCTTGGACCAGTCTTCTTCAG GCCAATTTTATCAGGGTACCAATGGAAACCAAAAGCAACAGAGCAGGCTGAAAGAGGGTGCACGGCTGCCTTTGCCTAGAGAGGCTTCctattcctcctcccctcctagTGTGATAGTTAGAGAAGCCAAGCCGAGGCGTTCGCCTTCGGTTCCTTCTCTAGAAGAGGATGACTCACCAGTGCAATGCAGAGTTACCTCCTTGGAGAACATGTCGCCAGAGTCGGAGCCTCAAAGAACTCTCTTGTCAAGGGCTGGTTCCGCGAGTCCTGCAGAATTCAGAGTTTACAAGCCCACTGGCTGTGTGGATGCTGCAACTCAAACTGATGACCTCGGCAGAAGGTCAGTCCGGAAAGTGCCCGAGATGCATAAGAAGAGTTTGAGCACTGATCATGACTCCGTAGTCCGGGAAATTACTGAGTACCGGCAAAGCCAACCACGCCGGTCAGCAGAGCTCCAAGGGATCGCCAGGGAGGCCATGTCCCAGTGTCATACTCCACTGAGCATACCTTCATCCCGTGGCAAGTCGGAGAGTTTAGAGTCCTTGATACGAGCAGATAACAATGCATTGAATAGTTTTCGGATTCTTGAAGAGGATGATATCATTATGCCAACCTGCCCCAAGCTGAGGCCAGCGAATGTACTAATGCAACTTATCACCTGTGGTTCGCTTTCGGTGAAAGATCATGAGAATATCAGACTTGTTGAAGGATACAAGCCAAGGTTCCCAAACATGAAGTTCCCGTCACCGTTAATTTCTCGTACCATGATGATGGGTGAGCTTGATTACCTGTCAGAGAATCCCAGATTGATGGGTATGCGTCTGGAAGACAAGGAATACTTTAGTGGGAGCCTTATCGAAACTAAGATGCAAAGAGATGTACCCGCTGACAGATATTCAGCGCTTAAACGTTCTTCTTCCTACAATGCGGAAAG GAGCAACGAGACGCTAGATTGCGCGAGACCTGACGAAGACACCGTCAACACATCTCGCGCAAGGTGCCTCCCTCGGACGCCGATACTGTCATCCTTCCTGCACCCCAAGAGCGAGGCAATGAAGTCACCGATCTCCGACTgccggaggagctcgtcggccggACCAGACTGCAGCCTTGCTTCATCAGGAGACGGCAGCAAGAGGTTCATTGACGCCACAGGAGCACCGGGCAGCAGGATAGACTCTTTCAGGAAGGAGGAGAAGCTCGTCAAGATCGAAGAAAGTTAA